gtagtttgttgttgggtagtttgttgttgtgtggtttgttgtgtggtttgttgttgtgtagtttgttgggtagtttgATGGGTGTTTTGTTATTGGGTGGTTTGTTGTTGTGTGGTTTGTTGTTcggtagtttgttgttgggtagtttgttgttcggtagtttgttgttgtgtagtttgttgttgggtagtttgttgtgtagtttgttgttgggtagtttgttgttgggtggtttgttgttgggtagtttgttgggtagtttgttgggtagtttgttgtgtggtttgttgttgggtagtttgttgggtagtttgttgttgggtagtttgttgttgggtagtttgttgttgtgtagtttgttgggtagtttgttgtgtagtttgttgttgggtagtttgttgttgtgtggtttgttgtgtggtttgttgttgtgtggtttgttgttgggtagtttgttgttgtgtagtttgttgttgggtagtttgttgtgtagtttgttgttgggtagtttgttgttgggtggtttgttgttgggtagtttgttgttgggtagtttgttgggtagtttgttgtgtggtttgttgttgggtagtttgttgttgggtagtttgttgtgtggtttgttgttgggtagtttgttgggtagtttgttgggtagtttgttgtgtggtttgttgttgggtagtttgttgggtagtttgttgttgggtagtttgttgggtagtttgttgggtagtttgtagtgtggtttgttgttgggtagtttgttgtgtggtttgttgttgggtagtttgttgggtagtttgttgggtagtttgttgtgtggtttgttgttgggtagtttgttgggtagtttgttgttgggtagtttgttgggtagtttgttgggtagtttgtagtgtggtttgttgttgggtagtttgttgggtagtttgttgggtagtttgttgggtagtttgttgggtagtttgttgtgtggtttgttgttgggtagtttgttgtgtggtttgttgttgggtagtttgttgggtagtttgttgggtagtttgttgtgtggtttgttgttgggtagtttgttgggtagtttgttgtgtggtttgttgttgggtagtttgttgggtagtttgttgtgtggtttgttgttgggtagtttgttgggtagtttgttgtgtggtttgttgttgggtagtttgttgttgggtagtttgttgggtagtttgttgggtagtttgttgttgggtagtttgttgtgtggtttgttgttgggtagtttgttgggtagtttgttgggtagtttgttgttgggtagtttgttgttgggtagtttgttgtgtggtttgttgttgggtagtttgttgtgtggtttgttgttgggtagtttgttgggtagtttgttgggtagtttgttgtgtggtttgttgttgggtagtttgttgttgggtagtttgttgttgggtagtttgttgttgggtagtttgttgttgggtagtttattgttgggtggtttgttgttgggtagtttgttgttgggtggtttgttgttgggtagtttgttgttgtgtagtttgttgttgggtagtttgttgttgggtagtttgttgttgggtagtttgttgttgggtagatTGTTATTGGGAAAGGGGGGGATACCTTGTCAGTTGTataactgaatgccttcaactgaaatgtgtcatcCACAttcaaccctctgaatcagagagggggggctgccttaatcaacatccacgctCAAAGGaacccaggaacagtgggttaactgccttgttcaggggaacagtgggttaactgccttgttcaggggaacagtgggttaactgccttgttcaggggaacagtgggttaactgccttgttcagggaacagtgtgttaactgccttgttcaggggaacagtgggttaactgccttgttcaggggaacagtgggttaactgccttgttcaggggaacattgggttaactgccttgttcagggaacagtgggttaactgccttgttcaggggcaaactCTAGGGTTTAGGGCTGATGACAAACTGTTGTCAGTAATGTGTCTGTTCCTCCAGGTCCCCTGGGCCAGTCCAGCTGTCAGAGGGATGAGTTCCTGTCTGTAGTTTGTCAGTAATGTGTCTGTTCCTCCAGGTCCCCTGGGCCAGTCCAGCTGTCAGAGTGATGAGTTCCTGTCTGTAGTTTGTCAGTATTGTGTCTGTTCCTCCAGGTCCCCTGGGCCAGTCCAGCTGTCAGAGTGATGAGTTCCTGTCTGTAGTTTGTCAGTAATGTGTCTGTTCCTCCAGGTCCCCTGGGCCAGTCCAGCTGTCAGAGGGATGAGTTCCTGTCTGTAGTTTGTCAGTAATGTGTCTGTTCCTCCAGGTCCCCTGGGCCAGTCCAGGTAAATGAGTTCTTGTGACGGGCGCTGTACGTGGCTATGCCCCGGCCTGGATGAGTGCGGCGACGCTACCGACGAACGGAGCTGTGCCCCTCCGACCCCCTCCCCGCACCTCCCTCTGCCCCCGGCACCGCCCCCTGTACCCAGGCCCAGGTAGGCAACCCAGAGGTTAGGGAAGCAGGCCAGCAAATCAGGTAGAAACTCTGATAGGAACAATGCTCTACACTGGGCCGACCCATTGCTTCCTACGTCTCGGGGGGATTGGGAAGACCCATTGCTTCCTACGTCTCGGGGTTGGTGGGTTGACCCATTGCTTCCTACGTCTCGGGGTTGGTGGGTTGACCCATTGCTTCCTCTCGGGGTTGGTGGGTTGGACCCATTGCTTCTCGTCGGGGGTTggggggttggtgggttggtgggcTGGACCCATTGCTTCCTACTATTGGGCCGACCCATTGCTTCCTCGTCCTCGGGGGTTGGTGGGTTGACCCATTGCTTCCTATGTCTCAGGGGGGTTGGTGGGTTGACCCATTGCTTCCCTACGTCTCGGGGGTTGGTGGGTTGACCCATTTCTTCCTACGTCTCGGGGGGATTGGGTTTACCCATTGCTTCCTACGGGGGTTTGGGCTTGCTTCCTACGTCTCGGGGTTGGTGGGTTGACCCATTGCTTCCCTCGTTCCTCGGGGGATGGGGCCGACCCATTGCTTCCTACGTCTCCGGGGGTTGGTGGGTTGACCCATTGCTTCCTACGTCTCCCGGGGATTGGTGGGTTGACCCATTGCTTCCTACGTCTCGGGGGATTGGGCCGACCCATTGCTTCCTACGCCTCGGGGGATTGGGTTGACCCATTGCTTCCTACGTCTCGGGGGATTGGGTTGACCCATTGCTTCCCACGCCTCGGGGATTGGGCCGACCCATTGCTTCCTACGCCTCGGGGGGGGGATTGGGTTGACCCATTGCTTCCTACGTCTCGGGGGATTGGGTCGACCCATTGCTTCCTACGTCTCGGGAGGATTGGGCCGACCCATTGCTTCTTACGTCTCGGGGTTGGTGGGTTTGCCCATTGCTTCCTACGTCTCGGGGGTTGGTGGGTTGGACCCATTGCTTCCTACGTCTCGGGGTTGGGCTTTGACACATTGCTTCCCTCGTCTCGGGAGGATTGGGCCGACCCATTGCTTTACGTCTCGGGGTTGGTGGGTTTACCCATTGCTTCCTACGTCTCGGGGGGGTTGGTGGGTTGACCCATTGCTTCCTACGTCTCGGGGGTTGGTGGGTTGACACATTGCTTCCTACGTCTCGGGGGGGGATTGGGTTGACCCATTGCTTCCTCGTCTCGGGGGGGATTGGGTTGACCCATTGCTTCCTACGTCTCGGGGTTGGTGGGTTGACACATTGCTTCCTACGTCTCGGGGATTGGGTTGACCCATTGCTTCCTACGCCTCAGGGGTTGGTGGGTTGACACATTGCTTCCTACGTCTCGGGGGATTGGGTTGACCCCATTGCTTCCCTACGCCTCGGGGGTTGGTGGGCTGACCCATTGCTTCCTATGTCTCGGGGATTGGGTTGACCCATTGCTTCACGTCTCGGGGGATTGGGTTGACCCATTGCTTCCTACGTCTCGGGGGGATTGGGTTGACCCATTGCTTCCTAcgtctcgggggggggggggtttgggcCGACCCATTGCTTCCTACATTTCGGGGTTGTgagtataaaataacacatttccGTTCCCAGAGACAATAATAAGGAACGATAAAGTGGTGTTCTTCTCCTCCAGTCCACTCGCTGTTCCCCCCCTTCGCTGCGCTGCAACGGAGCCCGGGGACTGCCCCGATGGCTCGGACGAGGCAGGGTGCCCCGACACGGCCTGCGGGAAACGCCTGGGGAACTTCTACGGAACATTCGCCTCCCCGGACTCTTCCGTCCCAACCGCAGCGCTGTGGGGGAGCTGGAGGTGCTCCTGGCTACTGGACACTCAGGTAGGGAGGAGTTCAACACCTTACACAATCTGACGGTTGCTAGGGAcgattatttaacctttaactaggtaagtcagttaagaacaaattcttatttacaatgacggcctacaccgaccaaacccggacgacgctggggccAACTGTCTGCCGCTCacgggactcccgatcacggccggttgtgatacagcctgattcgaaccagagtgtctgtagcgacgcctctagcgctgagatgcagtgcccttCGCCACAGATGAATCCGTTCATCGTAGTTTGTATTTTTCCAAATAAATACGTTAATAAACCATAGTTTTCGTGGCAAAATATATTAAGACGCgtgctgactgatctatagcagagttagagatgaacacatgctgactgatctatagcagagttacacagatgaacacatgctgactgatctatagcagagttagagatgaacacatgctgactgatctatagcagagttagagatgaacacatgctgactgatctatagcagagttagagatgaacacatgctgactgatctatagcagagttacacagctgaacacatgctgactgatctatagcagagttagagatgaacacatgctgactgatctatagcagagttacatttacattacattacatttaagtcatttagcagacgcttatccagagcgacttagttagagatgaacacatgctgactgatctatagcagagttacacagctgaacacatgctgactgatctatagcagagttacacagctgaacacatgctgactgatctatagcagagttacacagctgaacacatgctgactgatctatagcagagttagagatgaacacatgctgactgatctatagaaGAGATGAACAgatgctgactgatctatagcagagttagagatgaacacatgctgactgatctatagcagagttagagatgaacacatgctgactgatctatagcagagttagagatgaacacatgctgactgatctatagcagagttagagatgaacacatgctgactgatctatagcagagttagagatgaacacatgctgactgatctatagcagagttacacagctgaacacatgctgactgatctatagcagagttagagctgaacacatgctgactgatctatagcagagttagagatgaacagatgctgactgatctatagcagagttagagatcaacacatgctgactgatctatagcagagttagagatgaacagatgctgactgatctatagcagagtttcacagctgaacacatgctgactgatctatagcagagttagagatgaacacatgctgactgatctatagcagagttacacagctgaacacatgctgactgatctatagcagagttagagatgaacacatgctgactgatctatagcagagttacacagctgaacacatgctgactgatctatagcagagttacacagctgaacacatgctgactgatatatagcagagttagagatgaacacatgctgactgatctataaGCTCCATCAAAACAGAAGCTTGTTTAGTTGTCTGTCACAATGGAAAATCACCTGAAATTAGTTATTTTTGATTTTTACGTTTTTTAATCAATACGTTTGATCGGTCGACTACTTGATGGATCTAACTCAGTCCTCCTCCTAGGACCCTAAGCCCATCGTGTTGCAGCTGGACCTGGGGTTAGGGCCAGGGGACTCCCTCCATGTCTATGATGGGCTGGTCCAGAGAGCAGAGCGCCTCCTGCAGGCCCTGTCGCATCATAACAACAGGAGACCAGCCCTGTTAGAATCCAGTAGAGGACAGATGAGTCTGCAGTACCTGGCCCAACCACTCAGCCCTGGGCATGGGTTCAACGCTACATACCAGGTAGGCTAAccttgaccttaaccctgaccctaaccctgaccctaacaccaCACAGCCCTGGGCATGGGTTCAACGCTACATACCAGGTaggctaaccctgaccttaaccctgaccttaaccccgaccctaaccctgaccctatcactgaccctaaccctgaccttaaccctgaccctaacaccaCTCAGCCCTGGGCATGGATTCAACTCTACATACCAGGTaggctaaccctgaccctaaccctgaccttaaccctgaccctaacaccaCTCAGCCCTGGGCATGGATTCAACTCTACATACCAGGTaggctaaccctgaccctaaccctgaccttaaccctgaccctaacaccaCACAGCCCTGGACATGGGTTCAATGCTACATACCAGGTaggctaaccctgaccctaaccctgaccttaaccctgaccctaacaccaCACAGCCCTGGGCATGGGTTCAACGCTACATACCAGGTaggctaaccctgaccctaaccctgacactaaccctgaccctaaccctgaccctaacaccaCACAGCCCTGGGCATGGGTTCAATGCTACATACCAGGTaggctaaccctgaccctaaccctgaccttaaccctgaccataaccctgaccataaccctgaccttaaccatgaccctaaccctgaccttaaccctaaccttaaccctgaccc
This Oncorhynchus gorbuscha isolate QuinsamMale2020 ecotype Even-year unplaced genomic scaffold, OgorEven_v1.0 Un_scaffold_11634, whole genome shotgun sequence DNA region includes the following protein-coding sequences:
- the LOC124030449 gene encoding low-density lipoprotein receptor-related protein 3-like, with the translated sequence MGPTHCFLRLRGPLAVPPLRCAATEPGDCPDGSDEAGCPDTACGKRLGNFYGTFASPDSSVPTAALWGSWRCSWLLDTQDPKPIVLQLDLGLGPGDSLHVYDGLVQRAERLLQALSHHNNRRPALLESSRGQMSLQYLAQPLSPGHGFNATYQVKGYCFPGEHPCGLDQGCYSERQRCDGYWHCPTGRDEEECPVCQEGEYPCEGGSGACYPASERCNNQKK